A genomic region of Streptomyces sp. NBC_00247 contains the following coding sequences:
- a CDS encoding MFS transporter — protein sequence MVGRSRLGRNFGWLWASYAVSAYGSGLGFGALPLIAVLALRAGPAEVSALSAVGPAVGALIAVPLAPWVEFRRKRPVMIMMDVVRFAAMATIPLAYALGLLGLAQLFVVSAVVAAAKIAFNAASGAYLKGLVRPDDLLVANARFESTNWSSIAVGPPLGGAAIGLFGPVTTVVADALSYLLSALGITAIRDPDETPRTRGKSPLRAGALLDGWRHIMGHPVLRPLYLNQVCVAGLIMATEPLLAVLLLRTLGFPPWQYALAFAAPCLGGLIGSRAARRVVHRFGRHRVFRIVGTLRAVWLIGLAFVGPGVVGLVTVMAVELAIIVHMSLYGPVLATYRLEHTPEHLVARTLTAWSIGQQASIAVLTALAGLLADVTGPRTALTVAGLLILATPLLLPRATVDGRPGSSRLRGEGGYPHRLQDEADSANP from the coding sequence ATGGTGGGCAGGAGTCGGTTGGGCCGGAATTTCGGCTGGCTGTGGGCGTCGTACGCGGTGAGCGCCTACGGGTCCGGGCTCGGATTCGGGGCGTTGCCGCTGATCGCCGTACTGGCGTTGCGTGCCGGACCCGCCGAGGTGTCCGCGCTGTCCGCGGTGGGGCCGGCGGTGGGCGCGCTGATCGCGGTGCCGCTCGCGCCGTGGGTGGAGTTCCGGCGCAAGCGCCCGGTCATGATCATGATGGACGTGGTCCGGTTCGCGGCCATGGCGACGATCCCCCTCGCCTACGCCCTCGGACTCCTGGGTCTCGCCCAACTGTTCGTGGTCTCGGCGGTGGTCGCCGCAGCCAAGATCGCCTTCAACGCGGCGAGCGGCGCCTACCTCAAGGGCCTCGTCCGGCCGGACGACCTGCTCGTCGCCAACGCGCGGTTCGAGTCCACGAACTGGAGCTCCATCGCGGTCGGGCCGCCGCTCGGCGGGGCGGCGATCGGCCTGTTCGGGCCGGTCACCACCGTGGTGGCCGACGCGCTCAGCTACCTGCTCTCCGCGCTGGGCATCACCGCGATCCGGGACCCTGATGAAACTCCGCGAACGAGGGGAAAGAGCCCGCTCCGGGCGGGCGCCCTGCTCGACGGCTGGCGGCACATCATGGGCCACCCCGTACTGCGCCCTCTCTATCTCAACCAGGTGTGCGTCGCCGGACTGATCATGGCCACCGAACCGCTGCTGGCCGTACTCCTGCTCCGCACGCTCGGGTTCCCGCCCTGGCAGTACGCCCTCGCCTTCGCCGCCCCCTGCCTCGGCGGCCTCATCGGCTCCCGGGCAGCCCGTCGTGTCGTGCACCGCTTCGGCCGGCACCGGGTCTTCCGGATTGTCGGCACCCTGCGTGCCGTCTGGCTGATCGGCTTGGCCTTCGTCGGTCCCGGCGTCGTCGGCCTCGTCACCGTGATGGCCGTCGAGCTGGCCATCATCGTCCACATGAGCCTGTACGGCCCGGTGCTCGCCACCTACCGGCTCGAACACACCCCCGAGCATCTCGTCGCCCGCACCCTGACCGCATGGTCGATCGGCCAGCAGGCGTCCATCGCCGTGCTCACCGCACTCGCCGGGCTGCTCGCGGACGTCACCGGGCCGCGCACCGCTCTCACGGTCGCGGGACTGCTCATCCTGGCCACACCGCTCCTGCTGCCCCGGGCGACAGTCGACGGACGACCGGGGAGCTCCCGTCTCCGGGGCGAGGGGGGTTACCCCCACCGTCTCCAGGACGAGGCGGATTCCGCGAACCCCTAG
- a CDS encoding LysR family transcriptional regulator — protein MDLEAVRTFVAVTEAGQFRQAAADLSITQQAVSKRVAALERTLGVRLFIRAPRGAELTIDGRAFLPHARELLRVAERAGASVRPGRRPLRVDVITSRSAQSGLMRDFHRAHPGIELDVMMLFDIETAVAAIRSGAIDASFRAVAAPGRPLPEDIVSVRVLDEPLQLLTGPAHALADARSVTVAQLAGHRIWMPGLTPGTEWAAYYDDLVAEFGLTIEATGPNFGSDALLDTIADTPALATFMGEHSRLIWPAGHGLRRIPVTGPTPVYPHSLLWHRDSPHPALATLRAHLAATTTGHDAVGTWVPDWVLPR, from the coding sequence GTGGACCTCGAAGCAGTACGCACCTTCGTCGCCGTCACGGAAGCGGGCCAGTTCCGGCAGGCCGCCGCCGACCTGTCGATCACCCAGCAGGCCGTCTCCAAACGCGTCGCAGCGCTGGAACGCACCCTCGGCGTGCGGTTGTTCATCCGTGCCCCACGCGGCGCCGAGCTCACCATCGACGGGCGGGCGTTCCTGCCCCACGCGCGCGAGCTGCTGCGCGTCGCCGAGCGTGCGGGCGCGTCCGTGCGCCCCGGCCGCCGTCCGCTGCGCGTCGACGTGATCACCTCGCGCAGCGCGCAGTCGGGCCTGATGCGCGACTTCCACCGCGCGCACCCCGGCATCGAGCTCGACGTGATGATGCTGTTCGACATCGAGACGGCCGTCGCCGCCATCCGGTCCGGTGCGATCGACGCGTCCTTCCGCGCGGTCGCCGCGCCCGGCCGGCCCCTTCCCGAGGACATCGTCTCCGTCCGGGTCCTCGACGAGCCGCTCCAGCTCCTCACCGGCCCCGCCCACGCACTGGCGGACGCCCGGTCGGTGACCGTCGCCCAGCTCGCCGGGCACCGGATCTGGATGCCCGGTCTCACCCCCGGTACCGAATGGGCCGCCTACTACGACGACCTCGTCGCCGAATTCGGCCTCACCATCGAGGCGACCGGCCCCAACTTCGGCTCCGACGCCCTCCTCGACACCATCGCCGACACCCCGGCCCTGGCCACCTTCATGGGCGAGCACTCCCGCCTCATCTGGCCCGCGGGCCACGGCCTGCGCCGCATCCCGGTGACCGGTCCGACGCCCGTCTACCCGCACTCGCTCCTCTGGCACCGCGACAGCCCCCACCCGGCGCTGGCCACTCTCCGCGCCCACCTCGCCGCCACGACGACCGGCCACGACGCCGTCGGGACCTGGGTGCCGGACTGGGTGCTTCCGCGCTGA
- a CDS encoding MFS transporter: MSVGATSNPDGTDAGRDPATTPEPATPPRPPVPRAVVAALMVAMALAAVDGTIVSTAVPQIVGDLGGFTVFSWLFSGYLLAVTVTLPVYGKLSDTFGRKPVLVAGIVLFAVGSLLCASAWNMTALIAFRVVQGLGGGALQGTVQTIAADLFPLKERPKIQAKISTVWATSSVAGPAIGGLLATYADWRWIFLVNLPVGALALWLVVRHFHEPSRPRPATATRIDWAGALGIFASTALLLTALVQGGVAWDWLSAPSLILFGASVVLAALTVAVERCAADPIVPGWVWRRRPIAAVNLALGAMGLLMVAPTVFLPTYAQSVLGLGAIPAGFVLSVMTLSWPVAAALSNRVYGRIGFRSTAMIGMAGALLVLLAFPALPYPGAVWQPVLIMLLLGASLGLFQLPLIVGVQSTVGWAERGTTTASVLFCRQLGQSLGAALFGAVANATLAARLDGAAAAGLPGDLDSVSHALEDPGALTAHAADTLRRAVDAAVDHVYLGAAAAAALALLVLLVVAPKRFPLVAEEPAQGAGGR; encoded by the coding sequence ATGTCTGTGGGCGCCACGAGCAACCCGGACGGCACCGACGCGGGACGCGACCCCGCCACCACCCCGGAGCCGGCGACGCCGCCGCGTCCCCCCGTGCCCCGGGCAGTCGTCGCGGCGCTGATGGTGGCGATGGCGCTGGCCGCCGTGGACGGCACGATCGTCTCCACGGCGGTGCCGCAGATCGTCGGCGACCTCGGCGGGTTCACGGTGTTCTCGTGGCTGTTCTCCGGCTATCTGCTGGCGGTGACCGTCACCCTGCCGGTGTACGGGAAGCTCTCCGACACCTTCGGCCGCAAGCCTGTACTGGTGGCCGGAATCGTGCTGTTCGCGGTGGGTTCGCTGCTCTGCGCCTCCGCGTGGAACATGACGGCGCTGATCGCCTTCCGGGTCGTCCAGGGTCTGGGGGGCGGCGCGCTCCAGGGGACGGTGCAGACCATCGCGGCAGATCTCTTCCCGCTCAAGGAGCGCCCGAAGATCCAGGCCAAGATATCGACGGTCTGGGCGACTTCGTCCGTGGCGGGGCCCGCGATCGGCGGCCTGCTCGCCACGTACGCGGACTGGCGCTGGATCTTCCTGGTGAACCTGCCGGTCGGCGCCCTGGCGCTCTGGCTGGTGGTACGCCACTTCCACGAACCGTCCCGCCCGCGCCCCGCCACGGCGACCCGGATCGACTGGGCGGGCGCGCTCGGCATCTTCGCCTCCACCGCGCTGCTGCTGACCGCCCTCGTCCAGGGCGGGGTCGCCTGGGACTGGCTCTCGGCGCCGTCGCTGATCCTGTTCGGAGCGAGCGTGGTGCTCGCCGCGCTGACGGTCGCGGTGGAGCGGTGCGCGGCCGACCCGATCGTGCCGGGGTGGGTGTGGCGGCGACGCCCGATCGCGGCGGTCAATCTGGCGCTGGGCGCGATGGGGCTGCTGATGGTGGCGCCGACCGTGTTCCTGCCGACCTACGCGCAGTCGGTGCTCGGGCTCGGGGCGATCCCGGCCGGCTTCGTGCTCTCGGTAATGACGCTGAGCTGGCCGGTGGCGGCGGCCCTGTCGAACCGGGTGTACGGACGGATCGGGTTCCGCTCCACCGCGATGATCGGCATGGCCGGCGCGCTGCTGGTGCTGCTCGCGTTCCCGGCGCTCCCCTATCCGGGGGCGGTGTGGCAGCCGGTCCTGATCATGCTGCTCCTCGGTGCCTCGCTCGGGCTCTTCCAGCTCCCGCTGATCGTGGGCGTGCAGTCGACGGTGGGGTGGGCCGAGCGCGGTACGACGACGGCCTCCGTCCTCTTCTGCCGCCAGCTCGGCCAGTCGCTGGGCGCCGCCCTCTTCGGCGCCGTCGCCAACGCGACCCTGGCGGCCCGGCTCGACGGCGCCGCCGCCGCGGGGCTGCCCGGTGACCTGGACTCCGTCTCGCACGCGCTGGAGGACCCGGGCGCGCTGACCGCCCACGCCGCCGACACCCTGCGGCGAGCGGTGGACGCGGCGGTCGACCACGTGTACCTGGGCGCGGCGGCGGCTGCCGCCCTGGCGCTGCTCGTCCTGCTCGTGGTGGCCCCGAAGCGGTTCCCGCTGGTCGCCGAGGAGCCGGCCCAGGGTGCGGGCGGGCGCTGA
- a CDS encoding DUF485 domain-containing protein → MSHAQPEPREPLELPPPPPPFQRDYLLPWQSSPPPEPPVSRFPVATGTRSQAPGRHRDLRRLRTSYRVLRRVSTVTALGYFTALLVLSAYAPGAMGRDVGIGGLNLGLLLALAQLPIALVAVVLYEHTARRTVDPLAAELRQRARRTDSSVRPSSWGTDR, encoded by the coding sequence ATGTCCCACGCGCAGCCCGAGCCCCGCGAGCCCCTTGAGCTCCCTCCCCCGCCGCCACCGTTCCAGCGCGACTACCTGCTCCCCTGGCAGAGCTCCCCGCCGCCGGAACCCCCGGTGTCACGCTTCCCGGTGGCGACGGGCACCCGCTCGCAGGCGCCGGGCCGCCACCGCGACCTGCGGCGGCTGCGTACCTCGTACCGGGTACTGCGCCGGGTCTCCACGGTCACGGCGCTCGGCTACTTCACCGCGTTGCTGGTGCTCTCCGCGTACGCCCCCGGAGCGATGGGCCGGGACGTCGGGATCGGCGGCCTCAACCTCGGGCTGCTGCTCGCACTCGCCCAACTGCCCATCGCCCTGGTGGCCGTGGTGCTCTACGAGCACACCGCGCGACGCACCGTGGACCCGCTCGCCGCCGAGCTGCGCCAACGCGCCCGGCGCACCGACTCCTCGGTCCGGCCCAGCAGTTGGGGTACCGACCGATGA
- a CDS encoding sodium/solute symporter — protein MTGFDESAQATSLVVFIAVATIVLLLCVLAGPDRDNLEEFYAGYGDLAPLRNGLAIAGDYLSAATVLSTTGVIALTGYDGLVLVLSTVLSLMLLMFLLAEPLRNAGRFTLGDVLARRSPGRAVRITACTVTLVALVPFMAVQLAGSGNLLAFILGFDSSGFRTGAIAAVGAAMISYATIGGMRSTALIQIMKTVTLLGAGLLISVLILDRFQWDTGALLAAAARRSGAGDAYLRAGLQYGGDDLDMISSELTVVLGAACLPHIIMRMSAVKSARAVRRSLSWAVSAVALVCVFLTVIGFGAAALVGHGAVSAGGSQGSSAILQVTSVVAGGGRTGALIATTMTTAIFLTLLASVAGMTLACANSLAHDLFAHGLAREDRPAPAPRTEIMTAQGAAIGVGILATVLAVVARHWNVQALAIFSFCVGASALAPALVYSLFWRRFTRTGLLCTLIVGTTGVVVLMSGTNLISGTPGAVFPDVDANWFPYTTTGLVSIPVGFLAGWLGTVLGRRPAAEERRRYEQVEPWILAGAPPATRR, from the coding sequence ATGACCGGCTTCGACGAGTCCGCGCAGGCGACGTCCCTCGTGGTCTTCATCGCCGTGGCCACCATCGTGCTGCTGCTCTGCGTTCTGGCCGGCCCCGACCGGGACAACCTGGAGGAGTTCTACGCCGGATACGGCGATCTGGCGCCGCTTCGCAACGGCCTGGCCATCGCGGGGGATTACCTCTCCGCGGCCACCGTGCTCAGCACCACCGGCGTCATCGCACTCACCGGCTACGACGGACTGGTCCTCGTGCTGAGCACGGTCCTCTCGCTCATGCTGCTGATGTTCCTGCTGGCCGAACCCCTGCGCAACGCGGGCCGGTTCACGCTGGGGGACGTACTCGCCCGCCGCTCCCCCGGGCGCGCGGTGCGGATCACCGCCTGCACGGTCACGCTCGTCGCCCTCGTACCGTTCATGGCGGTCCAACTGGCGGGAAGCGGAAACCTCCTGGCGTTCATCCTCGGCTTCGACAGCTCCGGTTTCCGCACCGGCGCGATCGCCGCCGTGGGCGCGGCGATGATCAGCTACGCGACGATCGGCGGGATGCGCTCCACCGCCCTGATCCAGATCATGAAGACGGTGACGCTCCTCGGAGCGGGGCTGCTCATCTCCGTACTGATCCTGGACCGTTTCCAGTGGGACACCGGTGCGCTGCTCGCCGCCGCCGCACGGCGCAGCGGGGCCGGGGACGCGTATCTGCGGGCGGGGCTCCAGTACGGGGGCGACGACCTCGACATGATCAGCTCGGAGCTCACCGTGGTGCTGGGAGCCGCGTGCCTGCCGCACATCATCATGCGGATGTCCGCCGTCAAGAGCGCCCGGGCGGTGCGCCGTTCGCTGTCGTGGGCGGTGTCGGCGGTGGCCCTCGTCTGCGTGTTCCTCACCGTGATCGGGTTCGGTGCGGCGGCCCTCGTCGGCCACGGTGCCGTCTCGGCGGGCGGCAGCCAGGGCAGCAGCGCGATCCTCCAGGTGACCAGTGTGGTCGCGGGCGGTGGCCGTACCGGGGCGCTGATCGCCACGACGATGACCACGGCGATCTTCCTGACGCTGCTCGCCTCGGTCGCCGGAATGACCCTGGCCTGTGCCAACTCCCTCGCCCACGACCTCTTCGCACACGGTCTGGCTCGCGAGGACCGGCCCGCCCCCGCTCCCCGTACCGAGATCATGACCGCCCAGGGTGCGGCGATCGGCGTCGGCATCCTCGCGACGGTGCTCGCGGTCGTGGCCCGGCACTGGAACGTCCAGGCGCTGGCGATCTTCTCGTTCTGCGTCGGTGCCTCGGCGCTCGCTCCGGCGCTCGTCTACAGCCTGTTCTGGCGGCGGTTCACGCGTACCGGCCTGCTCTGCACCCTGATCGTGGGCACCACCGGTGTGGTGGTGCTGATGTCGGGCACCAACCTGATCTCCGGGACCCCGGGGGCGGTCTTCCCGGACGTGGACGCGAACTGGTTCCCGTACACGACGACCGGGCTGGTCTCGATCCCGGTCGGCTTCCTCGCGGGCTGGCTGGGTACGGTCCTCGGCCGGCGGCCCGCCGCCGAGGAGCGCCGCCGTTACGAGCAGGTCGAGCCGTGGATTCTGGCGGGCGCGCCCCCGGCGACACGGCGCTGA
- a CDS encoding VOC family protein: protein MEQRISLVTLGVTDLARARSFYEALGWVGQTVQDTVFYQVGGLAVVLWSREKLAADCGLDDHGPAGFGGIALAQNLRSPEEVDALMAVAERAGATVTRPAATTFYGGYAGVFTDPDGHAWEIAHNPGFPLAADGSLTLPDFDSL, encoded by the coding sequence ATGGAACAGCGCATCAGTCTCGTCACGTTGGGCGTCACCGATCTCGCGCGTGCGCGGTCGTTCTACGAGGCCCTCGGGTGGGTGGGGCAGACGGTTCAGGACACGGTCTTCTACCAGGTGGGCGGCCTCGCGGTCGTGCTCTGGTCCCGCGAGAAGCTCGCGGCCGACTGCGGTCTGGACGACCACGGCCCGGCCGGCTTCGGCGGGATCGCGCTCGCGCAGAACCTCCGGTCGCCCGAAGAGGTCGACGCGCTCATGGCGGTGGCCGAGCGCGCGGGTGCCACCGTCACGCGCCCGGCGGCCACGACGTTCTACGGCGGCTACGCCGGTGTCTTCACCGACCCGGACGGCCACGCCTGGGAGATCGCGCACAACCCGGGCTTCCCGCTCGCCGCCGACGGCTCGCTCACCCTCCCCGACTTCGACAGCCTCTGA
- a CDS encoding AraC family transcriptional regulator, whose protein sequence is MLERLNQAMEHIELHLDQAIDVGELARIAATSEYHLRRMFSALAGMPLSEYVRRRRLTLAGAEVLAGRETLLEIAVRYGYGSGEAFARAFRAMHGIGPGEARRTGAALNSQSRMSFRLTVEGSSSMRYRIVEKPEFTVAGFKARVPLVHLGPNQAIIDFVRGIDPQALERLEKLSDQQPEGIVAVCDDLDPSRAEGTELDYYQGVTTSGEVPAGMTALAVPAGTWAVFTASGPVPQAIQELWRDVYTEWFPSNPYRSRPGPEILRTRLSPDKTEAEAELWLPVERERA, encoded by the coding sequence ATGCTGGAGCGGCTGAACCAGGCCATGGAGCACATCGAGCTCCACCTCGATCAGGCGATCGACGTGGGCGAGCTGGCCCGTATCGCGGCGACCTCGGAGTACCACCTGCGCCGGATGTTCTCCGCGCTGGCGGGCATGCCGCTGTCGGAGTACGTACGGCGCCGGCGGCTCACCCTCGCGGGGGCCGAAGTGCTGGCGGGCCGGGAGACGTTGCTGGAGATCGCGGTGCGGTACGGCTACGGCTCCGGCGAGGCGTTCGCGCGGGCGTTCCGGGCCATGCACGGCATCGGGCCGGGCGAGGCCCGGCGCACCGGGGCCGCGCTCAACTCCCAGTCCCGGATGTCCTTCCGCCTCACCGTCGAAGGAAGTAGCAGCATGCGCTACCGCATCGTGGAAAAGCCCGAGTTCACCGTCGCCGGGTTCAAGGCCCGGGTGCCCCTGGTGCACTTGGGTCCGAACCAGGCGATCATCGACTTCGTCCGAGGGATCGACCCGCAGGCTCTGGAGCGTCTGGAGAAGCTCTCGGACCAGCAGCCCGAGGGCATCGTCGCGGTCTGCGACGACCTCGACCCCAGTCGCGCCGAAGGCACCGAACTCGACTACTACCAGGGCGTGACCACCTCCGGGGAGGTGCCGGCCGGCATGACCGCCCTGGCGGTCCCGGCCGGCACCTGGGCGGTCTTCACCGCCTCCGGGCCGGTGCCGCAGGCCATCCAGGAGCTCTGGCGGGACGTGTACACCGAATGGTTCCCGTCCAACCCGTACCGCAGCCGCCCCGGGCCGGAGATCCTGCGCACCCGGCTGTCCCCGGACAAGACCGAGGCCGAGGCCGAACTCTGGCTCCCGGTGGAGCGCGAGCGGGCCTGA
- a CDS encoding SMI1/KNR4 family protein, translating into MPHGLDVSVALRGGVRTRAHAWDFVRWFADAWVGRPLEPEDGFGEAELVAVEDELGFRLPAALREGYALFGRRADLTRQQDPLLPVTGLHVDDALGGVLVLRHENQGCAQWAIPLAGIDQDDPPVVVESCDGWVPFLDRMSVAWVELALSESLFGADDLGLYDACELPDALLPGLRERYARVDLPDHPMWASGADSPVRWYAAPGRLVRRDGVRDHTWIHARGRTAADLETLRRDLPGPWVR; encoded by the coding sequence ATGCCGCACGGTCTCGATGTCTCGGTGGCGCTGCGAGGCGGAGTGCGTACGCGCGCCCATGCCTGGGACTTCGTGCGCTGGTTCGCCGACGCCTGGGTGGGGCGCCCGCTGGAGCCGGAGGACGGCTTCGGCGAGGCCGAGTTGGTCGCTGTGGAGGACGAGTTGGGCTTCCGTCTCCCGGCAGCCCTCCGCGAGGGGTACGCCCTGTTCGGGCGCCGGGCCGACCTGACTCGGCAGCAGGACCCACTCCTCCCGGTCACCGGGCTCCACGTGGACGACGCTTTGGGTGGCGTGCTGGTGCTCCGCCACGAGAACCAGGGCTGCGCCCAGTGGGCGATTCCCCTGGCCGGGATCGACCAGGACGATCCGCCGGTCGTGGTGGAATCGTGTGACGGCTGGGTTCCGTTCCTCGACCGGATGTCCGTCGCGTGGGTCGAACTCGCTCTGAGTGAATCGCTCTTCGGGGCGGACGACCTCGGCCTCTACGATGCCTGTGAGCTGCCGGACGCGTTGCTGCCGGGCCTCCGCGAGCGCTATGCCCGAGTGGATCTGCCCGACCACCCCATGTGGGCGTCGGGGGCCGACTCGCCCGTACGCTGGTACGCGGCACCTGGCCGGCTGGTGCGCCGGGACGGCGTGCGGGACCACACGTGGATCCACGCGCGCGGGCGTACGGCCGCCGACCTCGAAACCCTGCGCCGGGATCTCCCGGGACCGTGGGTGCGCTGA
- a CDS encoding cellulose-binding protein produces the protein MSAAPVSGHGFVGGRGRGYRPEQVDRFVAALSAERDAALDQLSRLSALAEELAAESARLADQVAGLAPQTYQELSERARSILALTEEEVAESGAAAQEAAQALRDAAETAGREARDAARAYAEKVRTQAGEDADSILAEAGQAAAQTLAAAGEDAARIRAEGEELMAQTRARTSSVLAHQEQEHAERHKVAEAEVLARETEVTTRHDELMGRAEAVLAAAWRGRTEAEEAARHRQEDAEDRSTELFAQARVREERVVRETERILREHEVAREELHARMTHVRNSLAALTGRTPNPPTQEG, from the coding sequence ATGAGTGCTGCACCGGTGTCCGGACATGGCTTCGTGGGGGGACGAGGACGTGGTTACCGCCCGGAGCAGGTGGATCGTTTCGTCGCCGCACTCTCGGCCGAGCGGGACGCGGCCCTGGACCAGCTCTCCCGGCTGTCCGCCCTCGCGGAGGAGCTGGCGGCCGAGTCGGCCCGGCTGGCCGACCAGGTGGCGGGCCTCGCCCCGCAGACGTACCAGGAGCTGAGCGAGCGCGCCCGGTCGATACTGGCCCTCACCGAGGAGGAGGTGGCCGAGTCCGGTGCCGCCGCCCAGGAGGCCGCGCAGGCGCTCCGCGACGCCGCCGAGACCGCCGGGCGCGAGGCCCGGGACGCGGCTCGCGCGTACGCCGAGAAGGTACGGACCCAGGCCGGGGAGGACGCCGATAGCATCCTCGCCGAGGCCGGGCAGGCGGCGGCGCAGACCCTGGCGGCGGCGGGCGAGGACGCCGCGCGCATCCGGGCGGAGGGTGAGGAGCTGATGGCCCAGACCCGTGCCCGCACGTCGAGCGTCCTCGCGCACCAGGAGCAGGAGCACGCCGAGCGCCACAAGGTCGCGGAGGCCGAAGTCCTCGCCCGGGAAACCGAAGTGACGACACGTCACGACGAACTGATGGGCCGCGCCGAGGCTGTCCTCGCGGCGGCGTGGCGCGGGCGCACCGAGGCCGAGGAAGCCGCGCGGCACCGCCAGGAGGACGCCGAGGACCGCTCCACCGAGCTCTTCGCCCAGGCCCGGGTCCGCGAAGAGCGGGTGGTCCGCGAGACCGAGCGCATACTGCGCGAACACGAGGTCGCCCGCGAGGAGTTGCACGCCCGCATGACCCACGTGCGCAACTCCCTCGCCGCCCTCACGGGACGCACGCCGAACCCGCCGACTCAGGAGGGTTGA